The bacterium genome segment GTCGGCGACGGCGCCGGTCTGCAGGTTGGAGCTGAGGCAGACCTCCAGCACCACGCCGTCGCGGGCCAGGCGCTTCATCAGCTCGGGATCGCGCCCGGCGGAGGTGCCGTGACCGATGCGCGCCGGGCCGAGGTGGTCCAGGGCCTCCCAGATGCGCTCGGGGCCCTCGCTCTCGCCGGCGTGGACGGTCTTGTGCAGGCCCATCCTGGCGGCCAGGTCGTAGGCCTTGCGGAAGAGGATGGGCGGGAACGGCGCCTCGGGGCCGGCGATGTCGAAGCCGATCACGCCCACGTCCGAGTGGAAATCCTGCCGCTCGCCGATGATCTCGCGCAGCAGGATCCTGGCCATGTTGCCGCCGTGGCTGCGCATGGCGATCACCACGATGCCGCAGCGGAAGTCGACGTGGGCGTCCTTGAAGCGCACCAGACCCTTGCGCGTCGCGTGCAGCACCTGTCGGGTGGTCAGGCCGGCGCGCCGGTGGATCAGCGGGTTGATGCGCAGCTCGAGCAGGCGGATGCCGTCGGCGTAGGCGTCCTCGGCGATCTCGTAGGCGATGCGCATGATGTTGTCGTAGAACTGGGTGTACTGCAGCGGGACGTGGAACTTGTCCAGGTAGTCGATCAGCGACTTGTCCTGCTTGTCGTCCCACTCCAGGTAGCGGCGGAAGGCCTCGAAGTCCAGGCCCGGCACGGCCGAGTAGTACTTCTCCGACAGCTCCCACAGGGTCGCCGGCCGGATGGAGCCGTCGAAGTGGCGGTGCAGTTCCGCCAGGGGCAGCGTCTCGAGGAACGCGCGCCTGTCCTCAGGGGTCATCTTTTCTCCCCGGGTTCGTGTTTCTCGCTCTGTTTGGGGGCATAGGATAGGTCCGGGACGCCGGCCTGTCCAGCGGGAGCGGAAGCGGATCAGCCGACCAGGGGCAGCGCGACGGTGCGGATGGAGTTGCCGACGTGCAGGCGGACGGTGTAGAGGCCGGGCTCGAGACGTTCGCCGAGAGCGTCCTCGCCGCGCCAGCGCACGGCGTGGCGGCCGGCCGGGTAGACGGCGTCGGCCAGTCGGATCACGGGGTTGCCCTCGGCGTCGAGCACGTCGAGGACCACGTGGGCCTCGCGGTCCAGGTAGAAGGGGACGTAGGTGGCCGGGGCGGCCACGCGGGGATGGGGGTCGAGCAGGCGGACGGAGCCGTAGGGGGCGGCGAGGGCGGCGCCTGCGGTCAGCAGGAGGGCCATGGCCAGGATGATAGGCGATGTGTGGCGACGAGGCATGCTGTCTCCCCTCTAGGCGCCGGGTCGGGGATGTCTCATGAGGTATCATTATATCACACCATTCCTTGATGTTTCTAGTCATTGCCTTACATATGATCATAATCACTCCACCCTGGGTGGTATGTGCGATATTCGGGATCAAAGCGTGAGTCCGGGCGCATCTACTTCATGAGGGATAATTTCCGACTCTCGATCAGTTCGCCTGCCTTCAACCTGGCGATGTGGACACGTCTGGACATTTTCAGTGCGTGATTCGGAATACGTAACGGGGAGAGGCATATGACGATCACCCTTGAGGCCTCCCAAAAACCGATCGACACCACCCCCCGCCATGAGTACCCTTCCCCCACCCAAACGCCACCCGCAAGCCCCAAGCAAGGAAACGCCCATGTTCGACCGCAACGTACTCGACCTGGACCTGGACAAGACCGTAGAGACGATCAAGACCCGGCTGCGCGAGCTCGTGTCGCGCCGCATGCTGCGCCGCGGCGCCGTGGTCGCCATGAGCGGGGGCATCGACAGCAGCGTGACCGCGGCGCTGGCCGTGGAGGCCCTGGGCCCCAAGAAGGTCTTCGGCCTGCTGCTGCCCGAGCGCGACTCGTCGGCCGCGAGCCGCTCGCTGGGCGCGCAGCTCGCCGAGCACCTGGGCATCGCGTACGCGGTGGAGGATATCGCGCCGGCGCTGGAGGCGATCGGCTGCTACCGCTGGCGCGACGCGGCCTACCGCGAGGTCTTTCCCGGGTACGGCGAGGGCTGGAAGGCCAAGATCGTGCTGCCGCCGGACCTGATGGACTCCGACCGCATGAACGTCTACCGGCTGGTGGTGCAGGATCCCGGCGGCGACATGCACGAGGAGCGGCTGCCGCTGAAGGCGTACCTGCAGATAGTGGCCGCGACGAACTTCAAGCAGCGCATCCGCAAGACCATGGAGTACTTCCACGCCGACAGGCTGAACTACGCCGTGATGGGCACCCCCAACCGGCTCGAATACGACCAGGGCTTCTTCGTGAAGAACGGCGACGGGTCGGCCGACATCAAGCCCATCGCCCACCTCTACAAGACGCAGGTCTACGCCCTGGCGCGGCACCTGGGTCTGCCCGAGGAGATCTGCACCGTCGTGCCGACCACCGACACATATTCGCTGCCCCAGGGCCAGGACGAGTTCTACTTCGTGCTGCCCTACGCCGAGATGGACCTGTTGCTGTGGGCGATGAACCACGACGTGACGGCCGCCGCGGCGGCGCGGGCGCTGGGCCTGGAGCAGGTGCAGGTCGAGCGCGTCTATCGCGACATCGAGCGCAAGCGCGCCACCACGCTGCCGCTGCACCTGCCGCCGCAGCTGATCGAGAACGTCCCGGAGATCGTCAAATGAGAGGCGCGGGCAAGGCTAAAAACTTGTCGTCCGGGCTTGATTGAGTACCATTGGTGAAATGCCTGTGTGCAGGTCCGGCGCTCGGGAATGGAAGGGGCCTCGCGTGAAAATCACCACCAAAGTCCGCTACGGACTCCGCGCGCTACTGCAGATCGCCGTCAGCTACGACGGCAAGCCCGTCCCTCTCAGCTCCATCGCCGAATCCCAGGAAATCAGCCGCAAGTATCTGGAGCAACTCGTCGCCGCGCTGCGCAAGGCCGACCTGGTCGGCAGCCGCAAGGGCGTTCACGGCGGCTATTACCTGATCAGCGAGCCCAAGGACATCTCGCTCTGGGACGTCTTCCTGACGCTGGAAGGGCAGACGCCGCTGGTCGAATGCGTCCCCAATCCCGATTCGTGCGAGAGATCCGCCTTCTGCACCACGCGCAGCATCTGGGAACTGCTCGACATGAAGCTCAAGGAGTTCTGGGAGGGCTTCACCCTCCAGGATCTGATGGATCGCCTGCCCGAGATCGAACGATCGCTGGACGAGAGCAGGAAAGCGCCTCAGGTCTAGCCCGCCGCGATGAGCGCTGCCGCCTCGCACCGCCTGGAATAGCCGCTCGTTGCCGGTTTGACAACCACCGGTCGACGCTTCACTTTTCGCCCAGGCGTCGACCCCAATCCAAGCGAGAAACCACATGGAATTCATCCGACAGCTGCGTCGCAAGGCCGCCGAACTCCACCGCACCATCGTGCTGCCCGAGAGCGGCGACGAGCGCACCCTGCGCGCCGCCGCGACGTTGCGCGACGAGGCCATCGCCGGCGTGTTCCTGCTGGGCGATGCGGCGGACATCCGGTCGCGCCTGCGGGACCTGGGGCTCTCCGCCGACGGCATCGCCATCGCCGATCCCGCCGCCAATCCCGATCGCGAGGCCCTGGCCGCCACGCTGTACGAGAAACGCAAGCACAAGGGCCTGTCGCTGGCCGAGGCGGCGCAGACCGCGACGGATCCCCTCTACTGCGGCGCCCTGATGGTCGAGCGCGGCCTGGCCGACGGCATGGTGGCGGGCGCCGTGAACAGCACCGGCAACGTGTTGCGCGCGGGCTTCCAGGCCATCGGCACGGCTCCCGGCTGCTCGATCG includes the following:
- the add gene encoding adenosine deaminase; protein product: MTPEDRRAFLETLPLAELHRHFDGSIRPATLWELSEKYYSAVPGLDFEAFRRYLEWDDKQDKSLIDYLDKFHVPLQYTQFYDNIMRIAYEIAEDAYADGIRLLELRINPLIHRRAGLTTRQVLHATRKGLVRFKDAHVDFRCGIVVIAMRSHGGNMARILLREIIGERQDFHSDVGVIGFDIAGPEAPFPPILFRKAYDLAARMGLHKTVHAGESEGPERIWEALDHLGPARIGHGTSAGRDPELMKRLARDGVVLEVCLSSNLQTGAVADLRDHPLPRFLDAGVKVAMCTDNPTVSATTLSREYELAMALFGFGERDVLELARMSCEGTFLSGGCPHRDDLTTTRTGEKR
- the nadE gene encoding NAD(+) synthase; translation: MFDRNVLDLDLDKTVETIKTRLRELVSRRMLRRGAVVAMSGGIDSSVTAALAVEALGPKKVFGLLLPERDSSAASRSLGAQLAEHLGIAYAVEDIAPALEAIGCYRWRDAAYREVFPGYGEGWKAKIVLPPDLMDSDRMNVYRLVVQDPGGDMHEERLPLKAYLQIVAATNFKQRIRKTMEYFHADRLNYAVMGTPNRLEYDQGFFVKNGDGSADIKPIAHLYKTQVYALARHLGLPEEICTVVPTTDTYSLPQGQDEFYFVLPYAEMDLLLWAMNHDVTAAAAARALGLEQVQVERVYRDIERKRATTLPLHLPPQLIENVPEIVK
- a CDS encoding Rrf2 family transcriptional regulator → MKITTKVRYGLRALLQIAVSYDGKPVPLSSIAESQEISRKYLEQLVAALRKADLVGSRKGVHGGYYLISEPKDISLWDVFLTLEGQTPLVECVPNPDSCERSAFCTTRSIWELLDMKLKEFWEGFTLQDLMDRLPEIERSLDESRKAPQV